A window of the Flavobacterium sangjuense genome harbors these coding sequences:
- a CDS encoding FkbM family methyltransferase has product MKRTIKKIIAKVGFRIVNKNSKDLVQNSQVTLLTNFFQTLKEFGFDPKHIVDVGANHGKWTRNALNFFPDAHYTMVEPQHWLRDSIADVLDSNDKVKLYPYGAGETEGTFNFTVMDSDVSSSFKYSEEEAKANGYKQIQLPIITLNKLLAETKLPTPDIIKIDAEGIDIQVLNGASDYLGKTEIVMVEAGVINKEYDNSFIKTINYMDQKGYTLFDITELNRPFQTKVLWLVELVFVKKGGVIDTKVIEEN; this is encoded by the coding sequence ATGAAAAGAACCATAAAAAAGATAATCGCTAAGGTTGGATTTCGCATAGTAAATAAAAATTCAAAAGATTTAGTTCAGAATAGCCAGGTTACTTTACTAACCAATTTCTTCCAAACTTTAAAAGAGTTTGGTTTTGATCCAAAACACATTGTAGATGTTGGAGCTAACCATGGCAAATGGACAAGAAATGCTTTGAATTTTTTCCCTGATGCACATTATACAATGGTTGAACCACAACACTGGTTAAGAGATTCCATTGCGGATGTTTTAGATTCAAATGATAAAGTGAAATTGTATCCTTATGGAGCAGGAGAAACCGAAGGAACATTTAATTTTACGGTTATGGATAGTGATGTGAGTTCATCATTCAAATATTCAGAAGAAGAAGCAAAAGCAAATGGTTACAAACAAATTCAATTACCAATTATAACCTTAAATAAATTACTGGCCGAAACCAAGCTGCCAACCCCGGATATTATAAAAATTGATGCTGAAGGAATTGATATTCAGGTATTGAATGGCGCTTCGGATTATTTAGGAAAAACCGAAATTGTTATGGTTGAAGCTGGCGTAATCAATAAAGAATATGATAATAGCTTTATAAAAACTATTAATTATATGGATCAAAAAGGGTATACTCTTTTTGATATTACTGAGTTGAATAGACCTTTTCAAACAAAAGTACTTTGGCTGGTAGAACTTGTTTTTGTGAAAAAAGGAGGCGTTATCGATACTAAAGTAATTGAGGAGAACTAA
- a CDS encoding glycosyltransferase: MKDKLLVSVDMITYKHEAFIKQAIDGVLMQETDFEYDLIISDDCSPDTTSQIVNEIIANHPKGHIIKYFRHEKNLGMQENSFFALQQCKGKYVALCEGDDFWTDKTKLQKQIDFLEKNPELSFCFHKAFRFDSENESLNKVYPQNLNKTILNEEDFFAIPTIPTASVVFFNDIKFPKLLHSHPDMLLYATLLSKGNAGFIDEQMSSYRLYSHGISNRYSENWYLERRINELNIEKKYPDFSSKVRAQIAKIHINHVLLYLNRNRGKLTFAQKKNYLKTICFSKYFYRKSLKEYLALLKTLLK, translated from the coding sequence ATGAAGGACAAACTATTAGTTTCAGTTGATATGATAACATACAAGCACGAAGCCTTCATAAAGCAAGCTATCGATGGGGTTTTGATGCAAGAAACTGATTTTGAGTATGATTTAATTATATCCGATGATTGTTCTCCTGATACTACATCACAAATTGTTAATGAAATTATAGCGAATCATCCCAAAGGTCATATTATAAAGTATTTTCGCCACGAAAAAAATTTAGGGATGCAGGAAAATAGTTTTTTTGCATTGCAACAATGTAAAGGGAAATATGTTGCCTTATGTGAAGGAGATGATTTTTGGACAGACAAAACCAAACTTCAAAAACAAATCGACTTTTTAGAGAAAAATCCTGAGTTGAGTTTTTGTTTTCATAAAGCATTTCGGTTTGACTCGGAAAATGAATCACTCAATAAAGTTTATCCCCAAAATTTAAATAAAACCATTTTAAACGAAGAAGACTTCTTTGCAATTCCAACAATTCCAACGGCAAGTGTCGTTTTTTTTAATGATATTAAGTTCCCAAAACTTCTTCATAGTCATCCGGATATGTTGCTTTACGCCACTTTGTTATCCAAAGGGAATGCCGGTTTTATAGATGAGCAAATGTCTTCCTACAGACTTTATAGTCACGGTATTTCTAATAGATATAGCGAAAATTGGTATTTAGAAAGACGAATCAACGAACTGAATATTGAAAAGAAATACCCTGATTTTTCATCAAAAGTCAGAGCCCAAATTGCCAAAATTCACATCAACCACGTGCTTTTGTATTTGAACAGGAATAGAGGTAAGTTGACTTTTGCCCAAAAGAAAAATTATCTGAAGACCATATGTTTTTCAAAATATTTTTATAGAAAATCATTAAAAGAGTATCTTGCACTGTTAAAAACACTGCTGAAGTAA